The genomic window AATCTTATAAGCCAGCGGTTCCAGACCTTTCTGGATCGCAGCCTGTCCCTTGGTTTTACGCTTGGGCTTGTAGGGCAGGTACAGATCCTCAAGCTGGCGCATGGTCTCGGCAGCTTCGATTTTTTTACGCAAGCCGTCATCAAGTTTGCCCTGCTCCTCAATGGATTTGAGCACGGTTTCGCGCCGTTTATCCAGCTCTTTCAGCTTTTCAAAAAGGTCACTGACATTTGAGACCGCCACTTCATCAAGAGAGCCTGTAGCTTCCTTGCGGTAACGGGAAATAAAAGGGATGGTCGCACCTTCGTCAAGAAGGCCGACCACCGCTTTTACATTATTGGATGGAATACTGAGTTCAGACGAAATTCGGGATATATTTTTGGAATTCATAAATGCAAGATAATGTAGATTTAGCGAGCTACGTGCGAAGCAAACTAAAAGGTTTTGGGATTCTTAACCCCTTTTGCAAAAGGGGTTAAGGCCCCCGACAGGGCCGCCGGAGGCATCAAAATTACTGACTTGATTCTTCTTTCTGAAGTTCTTCGGGAGAAAGGGACCAGAAGGGAGTGCCGTCTTTGGTGAGGCGAAACTTGTATTTGCGTTCTTCCCCGGCCTTGAGTTTGGCGGCCATGTATTCGTACTCGCCGTCAAGCTCCACCAGCACGCCATAGACCTTGACCCGCACACCGGGACGCAGGTCCTTGATACGCGGTTCCACAAAATCCTTGGGGCCGAGATGCACAAGCACTTCTTCACCGTCTTCCTTGTCCTTCACAAGCACGGCCACACCTTCAGTCATGCCGTCCATGGGAGTATAGTCCTTGATTTTCAGAAGCGTTCCCTTAAAAACATCACGGTCGGTGTTATCGTAAAGACTGTCATATTCGCCGCCTTTTTCCCAGCCCTTGATGTCCATTTCAGCTGCATAAGCAGAGGACACAAAAAGTACTGCGACACAAAACACTACCGGAAAGAAAAATCTTTTAAGCACAATAAAACTCCTTTGAATAAAACTACTTGTCAGCAAGAAATTTATTAAAAGCCCGCAGGGTGAGCAATTTGACATCCGCATCCAGACCGCCGTTCATGAAATTGGTGCGTACGAATTCGGTAAACACCTGTCCGGTTTTCACGTCCACGAGAAAAATCCGGACGTAATCACAACGGGATTCATAGGCAAAATCAGGATCCCGCGTATAATTATCCGCAGAAATATCGTAAAGCAGGGCCAGATCGGCATCCAGACCGGAAAGTACGGCCTGAACTTCAGGCACAACCGGATACTGTTTTCCATACTTGCGGAGTTCCCACAAGCCGGATTTCTGAATGTTTTCCAGAAGGTCAACATCGCCGCCGTTGACGGCATAGGCCGACCATTTAAATTCAAAGGTTCCGGCCTGTTTACAAGCTTTCAACACAGACTGGGTCATGCGCCAGCGGTACTTGAAGTCAAAATCCATGGTCGTTGTCTGCCAGGGCAGCAAAGCCAGTTTATAAACCTTGCCTCCAGTATCAAAGGGAGTGGTATACCTTTCGATACGTGCGCAGGAAGCGCAGACAAGACAAAGAACCAGAATCAGCAAAAATCTTTTCATGACAACCTCATTTTTACAGGGATATCCTTTTTTATAACGGCTTGGATCATATGTCCATAGAACCGAAATATGCTTGGCGTCCGGCCCGTTTGCCGTTACACTCCGGCAGTTTTGTAAGAGCGGAGGAGAATATGTCCGATAAAAAAAAGGCCCAGAAACTTTCCAGAAGAGGATTCCTGTTCGGCGGATTCAGGAAAAAAGAAGACCGTGAACAGCTGCAAAGCGCGGCCAAACCCATCGCGGCCAAGGAAGTCAATCTCGACACCCTCGCTGAAGCCAACGTGGCTTACGAGAACAGTCGCTACGAAGAAGCCGCCGCAAAGTACAAAGAATTCATCAAGACCGAACCGCAGAACGCCGATGCCCGCAAGAGGCACGGCCATTGTTTGTACAAGATCGAAAAATACATTCAGGCCAAGGTGGAATTCGAAAGGGCCATCCGTATTCTCGGCAAAGACAACTTCTCCTACCTCTATCTCGGACTTGTACTCTGCCGCGCCGGATCCGGAAAAAAAGCCGTCCCGGTCTGGAAACTCTATTTCGACCCCGAAAACATCACTCTGCAGCGCGAGATCAATCTACAAATCGCACTCATCGAGTCCGACCCCGAAGCCTCCTTCGAAGACGCCGCCAACATGGTGGAACGGGTCATCGAAGAAACAGCTCTGACAGCTTAAAAAGCAATTTTATACAAGAACTACAAAGAATTCTCTGCTACTAGTTTTCCAAACTACACGGCGGAGCCCTACTAAAAAGTTTTGGGATTCTTAAACCCTTTTCCCAAAAGGGTTTAAGGCCCCCGGCAGGGCCGCCGGAGGCTTACTCAGCAGCCAGTTCACCAAGACGGCGCACGCCGGCCTGTATCTCCTCGCTCCAGAGTGATCCGCTGGAAAGACGGATATAGTTTGAAAACACATCCTGCGGCGAAAAGACGGTTCCGGGCACAATGCCGATTCCTTCTTCACGGGCCTTGAAAAATAGCTCCACGCCGTCCTTGTCCTCGGGCAGCTCCACCCAGAGCACTGACCCGCCTTTGGGATTGGTGACCTTGGTACCTTCGGGGAAAGCGAGACCGATCTCGGTGCGCATCTTCTGCATCTGGTCCTTCATGGCCGAACGCAACTTCTTGAGATGACGGTCATAAAGGGTCTCGCGCAGGTAGCGTCCGATTGCCATCTGGGTGGCGGCAACGCAGGAAACATTTGTGGTGGCTTTGATCTCAAGGGCCTTTTCCAGAAACCGACCCGGTGCCAGCCAACCGACCCGGTAACCGGGGGCGATGGTCTTGGAAAAGGATGAACAGAGCAGCACCCCGCCATCACGGTCGTAGGACTTAAGTGTACGCGGCCGGGAATCACCGAAATATATTTCCCCGTAGACATCATCTTCTACCAGCGGAATTTTACGTTTGGCGAGAATTTCAACAATTTCTTTTTTACGGGCATCCGAAGTAAGCCCCCCGTCAGGATTGTTGAAATTAGGCGAAAAGATACAGGCTTTGATGTCAAAAGTACGGGTGATGTCCTCCACCCGATCCGGGTTGATCCCCTTCTTGGGACAGGATGGCATTTCAATGGCCCGCAAGCCGAGATTCTCCACCAATTGCAGAAAACAGTAATAGGATGGAGACTGGATAAGCACCAGGTCACCGGGCCGGGTCAGGGTGCGCAGGGAAATATACAATGCCTCCATGGCCCCGGTGGTGATGATCAATTCATCGGCAGTGACATTGGAACCGCAATCCACGGAACGGAACGCAATCTGGCGGCGCAGATCGAGGTTGCCGGGGATCATTTCATACCCGGCTGTATCGAGAGGGTTTTCCCGGATAACAGAGTTCATTATCTTGGCAAGCTGGCGGGTGGGCAGCAGATCATTGCTGGGACAGACCACGCCCAGCGGCAGCAGATCCTTGTTACCCACAGTTTCAAGAGCTGTGCGGATGAGTTTATTCTTGGTCACCAGATGCGGTTCCAGCTTCTGGGTAGTCTTGATTTCCGGGGTGGGGATAGTGCGGAACTCGCTGCGCACGTAATAACCGGAACGGGGCCGGGATTCGATCAGTCCGCGCTTTTCCAGTTCCTCGTAAGCATGGGAAACAGTTGAAATGGAAACTTTGAGGATTTTGCTCATCTGGCGCAGTGAAGGCAGCTTGTCACCGGGCACAAGATCCCCGGCCTCAATATGGGTTGAAAGTTCCTGCTCAACTTTTTTGTATCTGTACTGATTGTCTGAACTGTCCAGATTCATAGTATTTTCCCTCACTACTCAAAACTGTTATGGTCCATTTTTTTCAAATCTGTATCTGTACTGATGTCAGATTTCATGTAGACTGGCAAGCAGATCGAAATAGCAAATTTGAATTTTAGGAAAGGGAGAGGTAAACATGGAATCCGTCATGAATTCCCAGAAAATAAAACAAAGCAGCGTGCTGCTCTCAGCATTCAAGCAGGCCCTGCCCATCGTACTCGGCTACCTGCCCGTGGGTTTTGCCTACGGCGTGCTGGCCCGCAAATCCGGTATTTCCATTGACAACACTGTGATCATGTCCCTGATCGTTTTCGCCGGATCAGCACAGTTTATCGCCGTGGGCTTAATCGCTTCCGGTGCCTCCGCCCTCTCGGTGATCATCACCACCTTCATCGTCAACCTGCGCCACATGCTCATGTCCGCGGCCCTTTCGCCTTACCTTAAGAAATGGTCCAAGCTTGAGATAGCCGGGTTCACCTTTCAGCTCACCGATGAAAGTTTCGCCGTGCACTCCACCCGCTTTGCGGACGGCGACACCCGCAAGAGCGAAACCTTCCTGATCAACTCCATTGCGCAGGCCGCGTGGGTGGGCGGAACCGTGCTGGGCATATTCTCCAGTACACTCATAAATGACGTAAAGCCCATGGGCCTTGATTACGCGCTTCCAGGCATGTTCATCGCCCTGCTCATTTTCCAGATCAAGGACAAAAGCCACGTCATCGTCGGGATAATTACCGGGCTGTTATCAACCGCACTGGCTCTCGGCGGCGCAGGCCAATGGAACGTAATCATCGCCACCCTGATCGGCACAACTCTCGGCGCGGCAGTTAAATGGGGGAATAAATAATGGACCAGCAAACAATACTTTTCACCCTTTTCGGTATGATGGCGGTCACCTACATCCCGCGCATGCTCCCGGCCATGGCCTTAAGCTCCCGCAACCTGCCGCCCATCGTGGTCAAGTGGCTCTCCTACGTACCCACGGCGGTGCTTTCCGCCCTGCTGATGCCCTCCCTGCTCGCCCCGGAAGGCATCATTGATCTCAGCTTCAGCAACCTTTACTTCTGGGTGGCAGTGCCTACCTTTGCGGTAGCCATGTACACCCGCAATTTCTTCGGCACCGTGGCTGTCGGTATGGGCTTGGTGGCAGCAGCCAGATATTTCCTGTAATTTCAGCAACAAAAGGATTTAAAAATGATCTCACGTGATGAAGCACTCGAACTGCTCAAGACAAACGTAAAAGAAGAAAACCTGATCCAGCATTCCCTTGAATCCGAAGCCGTGCTCGGCGCGCTGGCTGAAAAGCTGGGACAGGATGTGGAACTCTGGTCCATGACCGGGCTGCTGCACGATCTCGATTACAGCGAGACCGCCGAAACCCCGGAAAAGCACGGCCTCATCGCCGCTGAAATGCTTGAAGGCAAGCTGCCCACGGAAGCAATTCAGGCCATCCGCGCCCACAACGGCGACATGACCGGAATAACCCCGCAGTCTGATTTTGATTTTGCCTTGCGTTGCGGTGAAACAGTAACCGGGCTGATCCACGCCAACGCGCTTATGCGTCCTGAAAGAATGAACGGTATGAAGCCCAAGAGTCTCAAGAAAAAAATGAAAGCCAAGGCCTTCGCCGCCAGCGTGGATCGTGAGATCATCAAGGAATGCGACAAAATAGGTCTCGAACTGGGTGACTTTTTTGCTATTTCTATCGAAGCCGTGACTCGAGTAGCACCTGAAGTAGGTCTTGATTAGATTCAGT from Desulfovibrio sp. JC010 includes these protein-coding regions:
- a CDS encoding HDIG domain-containing metalloprotein, with amino-acid sequence MISRDEALELLKTNVKEENLIQHSLESEAVLGALAEKLGQDVELWSMTGLLHDLDYSETAETPEKHGLIAAEMLEGKLPTEAIQAIRAHNGDMTGITPQSDFDFALRCGETVTGLIHANALMRPERMNGMKPKSLKKKMKAKAFAASVDREIIKECDKIGLELGDFFAISIEAVTRVAPEVGLD
- a CDS encoding AzlD domain-containing protein; translated protein: MDQQTILFTLFGMMAVTYIPRMLPAMALSSRNLPPIVVKWLSYVPTAVLSALLMPSLLAPEGIIDLSFSNLYFWVAVPTFAVAMYTRNFFGTVAVGMGLVAAARYFL
- a CDS encoding M48 family metallopeptidase: MSDKKKAQKLSRRGFLFGGFRKKEDREQLQSAAKPIAAKEVNLDTLAEANVAYENSRYEEAAAKYKEFIKTEPQNADARKRHGHCLYKIEKYIQAKVEFERAIRILGKDNFSYLYLGLVLCRAGSGKKAVPVWKLYFDPENITLQREINLQIALIESDPEASFEDAANMVERVIEETALTA
- a CDS encoding PLP-dependent aminotransferase family protein, with the protein product MNLDSSDNQYRYKKVEQELSTHIEAGDLVPGDKLPSLRQMSKILKVSISTVSHAYEELEKRGLIESRPRSGYYVRSEFRTIPTPEIKTTQKLEPHLVTKNKLIRTALETVGNKDLLPLGVVCPSNDLLPTRQLAKIMNSVIRENPLDTAGYEMIPGNLDLRRQIAFRSVDCGSNVTADELIITTGAMEALYISLRTLTRPGDLVLIQSPSYYCFLQLVENLGLRAIEMPSCPKKGINPDRVEDITRTFDIKACIFSPNFNNPDGGLTSDARKKEIVEILAKRKIPLVEDDVYGEIYFGDSRPRTLKSYDRDGGVLLCSSFSKTIAPGYRVGWLAPGRFLEKALEIKATTNVSCVAATQMAIGRYLRETLYDRHLKKLRSAMKDQMQKMRTEIGLAFPEGTKVTNPKGGSVLWVELPEDKDGVELFFKAREEGIGIVPGTVFSPQDVFSNYIRLSSGSLWSEEIQAGVRRLGELAAE
- a CDS encoding AzlC family ABC transporter permease; its protein translation is MESVMNSQKIKQSSVLLSAFKQALPIVLGYLPVGFAYGVLARKSGISIDNTVIMSLIVFAGSAQFIAVGLIASGASALSVIITTFIVNLRHMLMSAALSPYLKKWSKLEIAGFTFQLTDESFAVHSTRFADGDTRKSETFLINSIAQAAWVGGTVLGIFSSTLINDVKPMGLDYALPGMFIALLIFQIKDKSHVIVGIITGLLSTALALGGAGQWNVIIATLIGTTLGAAVKWGNK